The window CCCATCAAGCCCCATGAGACTATAAGACTGTTCACGCCGACCTGTGGCGTGGACATCAGAAAGGCCGCCGTGGCGCCGCGGCTGGCGCCTTGCCGGCGCAGGGATGCCGCAATGGGAATGACACTGCATGAACACAAGGGCAATGGAATTCCCAGCGCGGCGGCGCGCGCCGCCGCGCGCCAGCCGCCGCCGCCCAAATGCCGCCGTACCC of the Kiritimatiellales bacterium genome contains:
- a CDS encoding permease, translated to MIMRLLSGAWNVWIEMAPYLLFGFCVAGALSVWLSGAWVRRHLGGGGWRAAARAAALGIPLPLCSCSVIPIAASLRRQGASRGATAAFLMSTPQVGVNSLIVSWGLMG